The following proteins are encoded in a genomic region of Spirosoma sp. SC4-14:
- a CDS encoding Dabb family protein, with the protein MKHILTLVALVLLSVTTYAHTLNGDPPVKSMKNNVVKHIVLFKFKPETTPEKVKEIVAAFEALPSKIKEIKGFEWGTNNSPENHAHGLTHAFILTFDSEKDRDAYLPHPAHKEFGKVVGPWISELTVVDFTNQAK; encoded by the coding sequence ATGAAACATATTCTTACTCTTGTGGCTCTGGTTTTGCTCTCGGTCACTACGTATGCTCACACGCTTAATGGCGATCCGCCCGTAAAATCCATGAAAAACAATGTTGTGAAGCACATTGTGCTCTTTAAATTTAAACCCGAAACTACGCCCGAAAAGGTTAAAGAAATTGTAGCCGCGTTTGAAGCGCTTCCTTCGAAAATCAAAGAAATTAAAGGGTTTGAATGGGGAACAAACAACAGCCCCGAAAACCATGCGCATGGCCTGACCCACGCATTCATTCTAACATTCGATTCAGAGAAAGACCGGGACGCCTATCTGCCCCATCCGGCCCATAAAGAGTTCGGTAAAGTGGTTGGCCCCTGGATCAGTGAACTAACCGTTGTTGACTTTACGAATCAGGCAAAGTAA